In Chlorocebus sabaeus isolate Y175 chromosome 11, mChlSab1.0.hap1, whole genome shotgun sequence, one DNA window encodes the following:
- the COX6A1 gene encoding cytochrome c oxidase subunit 6A1, mitochondrial — MAAGGVSRVSRLLGRSGPQLGRPMSSGAHGEEGSVRLWKTLSFFVALPGVAVSMLNVYLKSHHGEHERPEFIAYPHLRIRTKPFPWGDGNHTLFHNPHVNPLPTGYEDE; from the exons ATGGCGGCAGGTGGTGTGTCACGGGTTTCTCGGCTGCTGGGTCGGTCCGGCCCACAGCTGGGGCGGCCTATGTCGAGTGGCGCCCATGGCGAAGAGGGCTCAG TTCGCTTGTGGAAGACCCTCAGCTTTTTCGTCGCGCTCCCCGGGGTGGCAGTCAGCATGCTGAATGTGTACCTGAAGTCGCACCACGGAGAGCACGAGAGACCCGAGTTCATCGCCTACCCCCATCTCCGCATCAGGACCAAG CCGTTTCCCTGGGGAGATGGTAACCATACTCTATTCCATAACCCTCATGTGAATCCACTTCCAACTGGCTATgaagatgaataa